TTCTTCGACCCGAAAGAAAGAGTTAGGAACCGCGTTCATTACCTCGGCAAGTTCATCACAGCAGGAACCAAAGGGATGTGTTTGCATTGTGCCTCCAAGTCGCTATTATTCACGTTTAGGTGCCATCGCTGCAAGCCGCTTGTAGATGGGGCCGCCGGGGACATACCAGCTGGCGATCTTGCGCACCACGGGGTGCGGGTCGTGGGTGTGGGCGTGCTGGAGGGCGGGGAGGACGGCGGGGTGGCGCAGGACACTGGGACCGAGGAGTCCGGCGGCCATCTGGCGCACCCAGCGGCTCTCGTCCGAAAGGAGCATCTGGGCGGCGACCGGGATGATCTCGCCCTCACCGGGGCGGCAGGTGCCTTCTTTGCAGCGGTCGCAGGCCAGCGCGTGGATGGCCCATGCGCGGACTTTTTCGTGGGGATGGGAGAGGTTGGCGAGCAGGTCGGGGATGGCCTCGGTATCAAGATGGTGGTCTAAGATCACGCAACAGCCGACCCGCACCGTGGGATCAGGGTGGTGCAGGCCCTCCCGCAGCGCCGTGCTCGCCAGCGCTCCCGCCGCCATCAGGGAGCGCTGGGCGGCCTTAGCACGGTGCTTCACCCCCAGGTCCTCGACCCACTGGCGGTAGTCTTGTGTCTCAAGCGGCAGGCTCATCCCCTTTTTTATAACACAGTTGGGCCGCTACTGGATCGGGCGCACCTCGATTCCAAAGCCGTACTGCTCGCCCAGGAGCGCCGCGGGGTGCTTGGAGGCGATCTCCACGGCCTCGTCGATACTGTCCGCCTCGACAATAAAGAAGCCACCGAGCTGCTCCTTGGTCTCGATAAACGGGCCATCGGTCACCGACGGTCGCCCGTTGCGGGGCCGGATGGTCTTGGCGAGGCGGGTGTTCACCAGCCCCTCCTCCAGCTTGATCTTGCCAGTGGCACGCAGCACCTCACACTGGGCGAAGCACTCCTTGAGCACAGCGCTTTTCTCGGCCTCCGGCACGGCGTCGAACTGCTCCATATTCAGGTAACCAAGGCATAAAAACGTCATTTCATTTTCCTCTCTCGCTTTTAGCAAGCGTACCTTTAGTCGCTCCGACGAGCGGCGCTTCGACAAAAGCGCGACGCGGCAAAATTATTTTTGGTGATTGCCCTCGACGGTAAACCTCGGGGCTCACCCAGAGGGTACCCGGGCCTTCGGCCGCCTCCTCGTTCCTCGTCGGTAATATTTGAGCGAAGCGAACGGCGGAGGAACGACGCCCCATAGCCGGACGTTTACCGTCACGGAATTTTGAGGAGGCGCTCTTGGAGAAAGCGGCGCTCGGGCTCTTGGGTGGCAAGGGTAAGGGCGCGCTGGTAGGACGTGCGGGCGTCGGCGATGCGCCCGAGGCGGCGGCAGAGATCGGCGTGGGTGGCGTGGGCGAGACCGTAGTCGGTGAGGTGGCCTTGGGCAAAGAGCGCCTCGACCAGCGCCACACCGGCGGCGGGGCCAGCGTGCATGGCAACGGCGACCGCACGGTTGAGCGCGACAACCGGCGAGGGACTGACAGCAACAAGCTGGTCGTAGAGGCGGACGATCTCAGCCCAGTCGGTCGCGCTGGCGTGGGGGGCGGCGGCGTGCACCGCGGCGAGCGCGGCCTGGAGGGTGTAGGGGCCGGGGGAGCCGACCTGGAGCGCATGCTGCACCAGCGCCGTGCCCTCGGCGATGAGCGGCTGGCTCCAGAGCGAGCGGTCTTGGTCATCGAGGAGGATCAGGTCCCCCGCGGGGGTTGTGCGGGCGGCGCGGCGGGACTCTTGGAGGAGCATCAGGGCGAGCAGGCCCTTCACCTCCGGCTCGGGCAGGAGCTCGGCGAGCAGTCGGGCCAGGCGGATGGCTTCCTGGGAGAGGCTCTGCCGGGTGGCCTCCGCCCCCGACGACGCATAATACCCCTCATTAAAGACCAGGTAGGCCACGCGTAGGACCGCCTCCAGGCGCTCCGGGAGGGCGGCGTGGTCGGGCACCTCGTAGGGAAGCTTCTTGTCGCGAATCCGCGCCTTAGCCCGCACGATGCGCTGCGCCAAGGTGGTCGGCGATGTCAGAAAAGCGCGGGCGAGCTCGTCGGTGGTCAGCCCACAGACCTCGCGCAGGGTGAGGGCGACCTGGGCATCGGCGGGGAGCGCGGGGTGGCAGCAGATGAAGATCAGCCGCAGCCGGTCATCGGTGATATTGCTATCGTCGAGCGTGCTCTCCTGGGCATGCTGCTCGGCGAGGCCCTGGAGCGATGCGTAGAAGCGAGCACGCCGCCGGAGCGTGTCGATCGCCTTGAAGCGCCCGGTCGAGACCAGCCACGCACGGGGATTTTTAGGCACTCCCTCCCGCGGCCACTGCACCAGCGCCGCCGCAAACGCCTCCTGGAGCGCGTCTTCGGCCAGATCAAAGTCGCCCAAAAGCCGAATAAGGGTCGCCAGTACGCGCCGCGACTCGGTGCGGTAGAGTGTGTCCACGACCTCGGAGATCGGGGAGGGAGAGGGGTCAGAGCTCATAGCGGGGCACTCCGCCTCCGCTCTGCGAGGCGGCAACGCGGAAGAAACTTTACTGGATCGTCCCCATGTAC
This genomic interval from Armatimonas rosea contains the following:
- a CDS encoding HEAT repeat domain-containing protein, which produces MSLPLETQDYRQWVEDLGVKHRAKAAQRSLMAAGALASTALREGLHHPDPTVRVGCCVILDHHLDTEAIPDLLANLSHPHEKVRAWAIHALACDRCKEGTCRPGEGEIIPVAAQMLLSDESRWVRQMAAGLLGPSVLRHPAVLPALQHAHTHDPHPVVRKIASWYVPGGPIYKRLAAMAPKRE
- a CDS encoding YciI family protein, whose protein sequence is MTFLCLGYLNMEQFDAVPEAEKSAVLKECFAQCEVLRATGKIKLEEGLVNTRLAKTIRPRNGRPSVTDGPFIETKEQLGGFFIVEADSIDEAVEIASKHPAALLGEQYGFGIEVRPIQ
- a CDS encoding RNA polymerase sigma factor, yielding MSSDPSPSPISEVVDTLYRTESRRVLATLIRLLGDFDLAEDALQEAFAAALVQWPREGVPKNPRAWLVSTGRFKAIDTLRRRARFYASLQGLAEQHAQESTLDDSNITDDRLRLIFICCHPALPADAQVALTLREVCGLTTDELARAFLTSPTTLAQRIVRAKARIRDKKLPYEVPDHAALPERLEAVLRVAYLVFNEGYYASSGAEATRQSLSQEAIRLARLLAELLPEPEVKGLLALMLLQESRRAARTTPAGDLILLDDQDRSLWSQPLIAEGTALVQHALQVGSPGPYTLQAALAAVHAAAPHASATDWAEIVRLYDQLVAVSPSPVVALNRAVAVAMHAGPAAGVALVEALFAQGHLTDYGLAHATHADLCRRLGRIADARTSYQRALTLATQEPERRFLQERLLKIP